The uncultured Methanomethylovorans sp. genome contains a region encoding:
- a CDS encoding winged helix-turn-helix domain-containing protein, translating into MVEKDDLDDMIMTKPGPREAKKIEHDMLNRAASNPVRRKIIKEIGIYGASKEELLKNLGMQEAAFKFQVDYLLHQELLMEDDGKYRLTDKGIEILEISK; encoded by the coding sequence TTGGTAGAAAAAGACGATCTTGACGATATGATAATGACCAAGCCAGGTCCCCGCGAGGCAAAAAAGATTGAACATGATATGCTGAATAGAGCTGCTTCTAATCCGGTGCGCCGTAAAATCATCAAGGAAATTGGGATTTACGGTGCTTCAAAAGAAGAACTTCTTAAAAACCTGGGCATGCAAGAGGCAGCCTTCAAATTTCAGGTTGACTACCTCCTACACCAGGAGCTTCTGATGGAAGATGATGGAAAATACCGTCTTACTGATAAAGGTATTGAAATACTGGAAATAAGCAAGTGA
- a CDS encoding CTP--2,3-di-O-geranylgeranyl-sn-glycero-1-phosphate cytidyltransferase yields MGKQTVLNILSLYLAFILLIEHFRLSKGIKIPFLDFLFRDKERVCIGGHVFFVIGSLIAIGVYSKEVAITSILLITFGDMAASLVGTTLGKTYIKGTNKSLEGSAAEFFTDLVIGSVILKNLPVAFVMAFVATLTETFLSGIDDNLSIPVFAGLSAELMLLTIYV; encoded by the coding sequence TTGGGAAAGCAGACAGTACTAAATATACTCAGCTTATATCTTGCATTCATTTTATTAATTGAGCATTTCCGCCTTAGCAAAGGTATCAAAATTCCATTCCTTGATTTTTTATTTAGAGATAAAGAACGGGTATGTATTGGAGGACATGTTTTTTTTGTCATTGGTTCCCTTATTGCGATCGGAGTTTATAGCAAAGAAGTAGCAATTACTTCAATACTTTTGATTACTTTTGGAGATATGGCAGCTTCTCTTGTAGGTACAACCTTAGGCAAAACATATATCAAGGGCACTAATAAGTCTTTAGAGGGCAGTGCTGCCGAGTTCTTTACAGACCTCGTTATTGGTAGCGTAATATTAAAGAATTTGCCTGTAGCTTTTGTTATGGCTTTCGTTGCTACATTGACTGAAACTTTTTTATCAGGCATAGATGATAATTTATCTATACCAGTATTTGCTGGGCTCAGTGCAGAGCTTATGCTATTAACTATTTATGTATGA
- a CDS encoding DUF2769 domain-containing protein, whose protein sequence is MFCARKNQHTPSSKIGCLCFECHTREIRLEGDYFCLTI, encoded by the coding sequence ATGTTCTGTGCCAGGAAAAATCAGCACACACCTTCATCAAAGATCGGTTGCCTGTGCTTTGAATGCCATACACGTGAAATAAGGCTTGAAGGAGACTATTTTTGTCTCACTATTTAG
- the mtbA gene encoding methylcobamide:CoM methyltransferase MtbA, with amino-acid sequence MSNYTPKERLARILTGQAVDRMAAISVTQTGTVEQMEACGAFWPEANEDPKLMAKLGEAGHIVVGFEAVRVPFDITAEAEFFGCKIKAGTREQQPSVVGHVVKSVDDIAKLEGYSLDHGRVGIICEAIKILADKYGKDLPIIGSMIGPFSLAQHLNGDDWFINIFTDENLGLKLMEFTTAFNIAYAKKMVENGADTMVVIDPTASYQLIGAEFYEKFVVPSHKKFVDAMNELNVPTVLHICGDTTAGLKLMESCGVNAISIDQNVDPATAVKAVQKAIIVGNLDPVNVLWNKTPEFVKEKSKEVLDAGVALLAPGCGIVSKTPTVNLQAMVEMAKAHKY; translated from the coding sequence ATGTCAAATTATACCCCAAAAGAAAGACTAGCTCGTATTCTTACAGGGCAAGCAGTAGACAGAATGGCAGCTATCTCTGTCACACAGACTGGTACCGTGGAACAAATGGAAGCATGTGGAGCATTCTGGCCAGAAGCAAATGAAGATCCTAAGCTTATGGCAAAGCTGGGTGAAGCAGGCCACATCGTTGTAGGTTTTGAAGCTGTGCGTGTGCCATTTGATATTACGGCTGAAGCAGAGTTCTTTGGTTGCAAGATCAAGGCGGGTACACGTGAACAACAGCCATCTGTGGTAGGGCATGTTGTGAAAAGCGTTGATGATATAGCCAAACTTGAAGGATATAGCCTGGATCATGGAAGGGTGGGTATCATCTGTGAAGCTATCAAGATCCTAGCTGACAAATATGGTAAGGACCTCCCCATCATTGGTAGTATGATAGGTCCTTTTTCCCTTGCACAGCATCTCAATGGTGATGACTGGTTCATCAACATTTTCACTGATGAGAACCTGGGTCTAAAACTCATGGAGTTCACCACAGCATTCAATATTGCATACGCAAAGAAAATGGTGGAGAACGGTGCTGATACTATGGTCGTTATTGACCCGACTGCAAGTTATCAACTCATTGGAGCCGAATTCTATGAAAAGTTCGTAGTTCCTTCTCATAAGAAGTTTGTAGATGCCATGAACGAATTGAACGTGCCCACTGTACTGCATATCTGCGGTGATACCACAGCGGGTCTTAAACTTATGGAATCCTGCGGTGTGAATGCCATCAGCATAGACCAGAACGTTGACCCGGCAACTGCTGTTAAGGCAGTTCAGAAAGCAATAATCGTGGGCAATCTCGATCCTGTAAATGTGCTATGGAACAAGACGCCTGAGTTTGTCAAAGAGAAGTCAAAGGAAGTTCTTGATGCCGGAGTTGCATTGCTTGCACCAGGATGTGGGATTGTTAGCAAGACTCCAACGGTGAACTTGCAGGCAATGGTGGAGATGGCAAAGGCACATAAGTATTGA
- a CDS encoding methylamine methyltransferase corrinoid protein reductive activase, with amino-acid sequence MYVIALDLGTSGFRSQLIDIRSRETIKTVMTMGHPLPGGNVMDHLDFAITTGKDVAHGLMIETVKKVLERFNVDPLSIQRIAVCGNPIQLSLFQNSEILDLAYAGETKQKKLGVHNVKRDARVFPANEIFKGIYEMENCEIVIPPAIKHEIGADALAMMLETDFIHQDGPCLVTDYGTNAEMALKVGDKIITASAAAGPAIEGQGINCGMLAGPGAISDINLEGCYWRLTVLNEEMEAVKGDLIDPVSGETIESSGVQAKGITGTGVISTIALAIKEGLTKKLPHLPQGRIVLGDGIIITDKDVEEVGKAIGAIRAAHMTLMVEAGIEYSDLKYVYMSGATGTYVDAEKARHIGSAPGFSNNIVQFGNTSIGLARKLAVDVIKLCDVISVAKKIHADHLMMATSETFKDIYVCELSYWQQGMPLEMYDQMLNLYKIKPFPRALEKVHIEKRVSRDIDDVGRDGIDIVKDIGITLEAPVEKCILCHKCEKECPEDAVIIIEREGKRFANISSQNCLGTSCKRCVAICPEQTMNHSILEIKR; translated from the coding sequence ATGTACGTAATTGCATTGGACCTTGGAACTAGCGGTTTTAGATCCCAGCTGATAGATATCAGATCAAGGGAAACTATCAAAACTGTGATGACTATGGGCCATCCCCTTCCAGGAGGAAATGTGATGGATCATCTGGATTTTGCCATCACTACTGGTAAAGATGTAGCTCATGGCTTGATGATAGAGACTGTGAAGAAAGTGCTGGAAAGGTTTAATGTTGATCCCTTAAGCATCCAGAGAATAGCTGTTTGTGGTAATCCTATACAGTTATCCCTTTTCCAGAACAGTGAGATCCTAGACCTCGCATATGCCGGAGAGACAAAACAGAAAAAGCTGGGTGTGCACAATGTGAAAAGAGATGCTCGAGTCTTTCCTGCAAATGAGATATTCAAAGGTATCTATGAGATGGAAAACTGCGAGATAGTAATTCCCCCTGCAATAAAACATGAGATTGGTGCTGATGCACTTGCTATGATGCTGGAGACTGATTTCATACATCAGGATGGACCCTGCCTGGTAACAGATTATGGAACAAATGCCGAAATGGCACTAAAGGTGGGAGATAAGATCATCACTGCAAGTGCTGCCGCTGGTCCGGCAATCGAAGGTCAGGGTATCAACTGCGGTATGCTGGCAGGTCCCGGAGCTATAAGTGACATTAACCTTGAAGGTTGCTACTGGAGGCTTACAGTGCTCAATGAAGAGATGGAAGCGGTAAAAGGAGACCTTATAGATCCGGTTTCCGGCGAAACCATCGAATCTTCCGGCGTACAGGCTAAAGGAATTACTGGAACGGGAGTTATTTCCACAATTGCCCTGGCAATCAAGGAAGGTTTGACAAAAAAGCTACCTCATCTCCCACAGGGAAGAATAGTGCTGGGTGATGGGATCATTATCACGGACAAAGATGTTGAGGAAGTGGGTAAGGCAATAGGCGCCATCAGAGCTGCTCACATGACGTTAATGGTGGAGGCAGGCATTGAATATTCTGATCTTAAATATGTTTATATGTCCGGAGCCACTGGAACTTATGTAGATGCTGAAAAAGCGAGACACATAGGTTCTGCACCAGGCTTTTCAAATAACATTGTGCAATTTGGAAATACTTCTATAGGTCTGGCAAGAAAACTGGCAGTGGATGTTATCAAGCTATGCGATGTCATTTCTGTGGCAAAGAAGATACATGCTGACCACCTAATGATGGCTACAAGTGAGACTTTCAAAGACATATATGTTTGTGAATTATCTTACTGGCAGCAGGGTATGCCTTTAGAGATGTATGACCAGATGCTTAATCTATATAAGATAAAACCATTTCCCCGTGCCCTTGAAAAAGTGCATATAGAAAAGCGTGTTTCCAGGGATATCGATGATGTAGGCAGGGATGGTATTGATATTGTAAAAGATATAGGTATCACCCTTGAAGCACCAGTGGAAAAGTGTATCCTGTGCCATAAGTGCGAAAAAGAGTGCCCAGAAGATGCAGTAATTATCATTGAAAGAGAGGGAAAGAGGTTTGCCAATATCAGCAGCCAGAATTGCTTAGGCACAAGTTGCAAACGGTGTGTTGCCATCTGCCCGGAACAGACAATGAACCATTCAATATTAGAAATAAAACGTTGA
- a CDS encoding ATP-binding protein: MGELRARLIELESNSFKKQNIKKINGSAILLSELAKTNEQLLSILEAFDNPVSVCDPLNYEILFVNSPLKKKYGTEIVGKKCHSVFQKFSQPCSFCTNSRIFGDNLGQTYVRELQNCVDNRWYRCTDKAIKWPDGKMVRFEISTDIHEQKMSEQVLQESEKKYRAYINNSPQLIFVADSSGRYIDVNPSACAITGYSKDELLNMHRLELYAPESKEDAINSFKNFLNTGRSTGEFCFLKKDRSKFYMTVETVKLSEEQIICFCTDITERKNNEDELLKAKIAAENSNRTKSEFLATMSHELRTPLNSIIGFSEVLSEGYFGQINEKQAKYIKNISNSGKHLLTLINAILDIAKVESGKMQLYKEKIYLKDIVDEMISAMQYLAASKEVILKLQPDSQFGAVQADKAKLRQILYNLIGNAIKFTESGGSVTIETREDYKMAYISVKDTGIGIPANDLDKLFKPFTQLDSFCSRQYEGTGLGLALTKELAELHGGSIHVESEPGKGSTFTLALPIQDNTTSPYSATDKNVKVHQQSNLLCSKA; encoded by the coding sequence GTGGGGGAATTAAGAGCACGTCTTATTGAGCTTGAATCCAATTCGTTTAAAAAGCAAAACATAAAAAAAATTAATGGAAGTGCAATACTTCTGAGTGAGCTTGCTAAAACAAATGAACAACTTCTTTCAATCTTGGAAGCCTTTGACAATCCAGTTTCTGTTTGTGACCCATTGAATTATGAAATATTATTTGTTAACTCGCCGCTGAAAAAAAAATATGGAACAGAAATAGTGGGGAAAAAATGTCATTCTGTATTTCAAAAATTTAGCCAACCATGCTCTTTTTGCACTAATAGCCGAATTTTTGGAGACAATCTGGGCCAAACATATGTCAGGGAATTACAAAATTGTGTTGATAATCGATGGTATCGTTGCACAGATAAAGCTATAAAGTGGCCAGATGGAAAGATGGTAAGATTTGAAATCTCTACTGATATCCATGAACAGAAAATGTCGGAACAAGTGCTGCAGGAAAGTGAGAAAAAGTATCGTGCCTATATTAATAACTCTCCTCAACTTATTTTTGTGGCAGATAGTTCTGGCAGGTACATTGATGTAAATCCATCAGCATGCGCGATAACCGGATACTCTAAAGATGAATTGTTGAATATGCATCGACTAGAGCTATATGCTCCTGAATCTAAAGAAGATGCTATTAACTCATTTAAAAATTTTCTTAATACAGGCAGATCAACTGGAGAATTCTGCTTTCTTAAAAAAGATAGAAGTAAATTTTATATGACAGTTGAAACTGTGAAATTATCTGAAGAACAGATCATTTGTTTCTGCACAGATATCACTGAACGCAAAAATAATGAAGACGAATTATTGAAAGCTAAAATTGCCGCTGAGAACTCCAATCGTACAAAAAGCGAATTTCTTGCTACCATGAGCCATGAATTAAGAACGCCACTTAACTCGATCATAGGTTTCTCAGAAGTACTTTCGGAGGGATATTTTGGTCAGATCAACGAAAAACAGGCAAAATATATCAAAAATATATCCAATAGTGGAAAACATCTCTTGACATTAATTAATGCAATTTTAGATATAGCGAAAGTTGAATCTGGAAAAATGCAACTGTATAAAGAGAAAATATATTTAAAAGATATTGTGGATGAAATGATCTCTGCTATGCAGTATCTTGCAGCAAGTAAAGAGGTAATACTGAAACTTCAGCCAGATTCGCAATTCGGAGCAGTACAAGCTGATAAAGCAAAACTTAGGCAAATATTGTATAATCTAATTGGTAATGCTATTAAATTTACGGAGAGTGGTGGTTCAGTAACCATTGAAACAAGAGAAGACTATAAAATGGCCTATATATCTGTAAAAGATACTGGTATTGGAATACCTGCTAATGATCTTGACAAACTTTTCAAACCATTCACTCAGCTCGATTCGTTCTGTTCAAGACAGTATGAAGGCACAGGCCTTGGGCTTGCCTTGACAAAAGAACTTGCTGAATTGCACGGGGGATCTATCCATGTGGAAAGTGAACCTGGAAAAGGTAGTACTTTTACTCTAGCATTGCCTATTCAAGATAATACTACATCACCATATTCGGCTACAGACAAAAATGTAAAAGTTCATCAGCAGTCTAATTTGCTCTGCTCAAAAGCATAA
- the glgP gene encoding alpha-glucan family phosphorylase has translation MQQSAKQQKSIAYFSMEIGIDEKIHTYSGGLGILAGDTIRSSADLKVPMVAITLLYRKGYFRQRIEADGWQREEPAAWDVESLLEEMPQRTVVMLEGRTIHLRAWKHEVKGVGGYTVPIYFLDADVPENNEWDRTLTHHLYGGDEHYRLCQEVILGIGGIRMLRSLGYQKIQSFHMNEGHAALLTLELLDEHAKKDGRGYLIEDDRKAVRRRCVFTTHTLVAAGHDKFSIELARKVLGSREDFFALESVLHEGKSLNMTRLALNLSRYVNGVAKKHGEATRLTFTGYSINSITNGVHAGTWVSEPFQKLFDKYIPIWKQDNFSLRYALSIPKDEIWKAHMEAKRKLIDSVNLETGTHMDEDTLTIGFARRAATYKRADLLFQDLERLKRISSQVGKIQIIYAGKAHPRDYEAKKIIQHILQAKQFLNGDIKLVYLEDYNMTMGAMITAGVDVWLNTPVPPLEASGTSGMKAALNGVPNFSILDGWWIEGNIEGLTGWSIGEAVIGNGENRNHSLDAASLYEKLEKIIIPMFYGNREQFISMMTHSIAINGSFFNTHRMIHEYVLNAYFPYNVE, from the coding sequence ATGCAGCAATCAGCAAAACAACAAAAATCAATAGCCTATTTCTCTATGGAGATAGGAATTGATGAGAAAATCCACACTTACAGCGGCGGTTTAGGGATATTGGCTGGTGATACGATTCGCTCATCAGCTGATCTCAAAGTTCCAATGGTTGCGATAACTCTTCTATATCGTAAGGGATATTTCCGTCAAAGAATCGAGGCAGATGGATGGCAACGGGAAGAACCAGCTGCATGGGATGTTGAAAGTCTATTAGAGGAAATGCCACAAAGAACTGTTGTTATGCTGGAAGGAAGAACAATCCATTTAAGAGCCTGGAAACATGAAGTAAAAGGTGTTGGTGGTTATACAGTACCTATCTATTTCCTTGACGCAGATGTACCTGAGAACAATGAATGGGATAGAACTTTAACACATCATCTCTATGGCGGAGATGAGCATTACAGACTCTGTCAGGAAGTTATCCTTGGTATTGGAGGTATTAGAATGCTCCGTTCCCTTGGGTATCAAAAAATCCAGAGCTTTCATATGAACGAAGGACATGCAGCACTTCTGACACTTGAACTACTGGACGAACATGCAAAAAAGGATGGAAGAGGGTATTTAATCGAAGATGATCGAAAAGCTGTGAGAAGAAGATGTGTATTTACTACCCATACTCTTGTTGCAGCTGGCCATGACAAATTTTCGATTGAGCTTGCGCGCAAAGTACTGGGATCAAGAGAAGACTTCTTTGCTTTAGAAAGTGTTCTTCATGAAGGAAAGTCTCTTAATATGACACGTCTGGCGCTTAATCTGAGCCGCTACGTAAATGGAGTAGCTAAAAAGCATGGTGAAGCTACGCGACTTACTTTTACAGGTTATTCTATTAATTCTATTACTAATGGGGTTCATGCTGGTACCTGGGTTTCAGAACCTTTCCAAAAGCTTTTCGATAAGTATATTCCCATCTGGAAACAAGATAATTTCAGCCTGCGCTATGCACTGAGCATTCCAAAAGATGAGATATGGAAAGCTCATATGGAAGCTAAAAGGAAGTTGATCGATTCTGTTAACCTTGAAACAGGCACTCACATGGATGAGGACACGCTAACAATAGGCTTTGCACGAAGGGCTGCTACATATAAAAGAGCTGACTTACTGTTCCAGGACTTGGAAAGATTAAAAAGGATATCTTCTCAAGTTGGCAAGATTCAGATAATATATGCAGGCAAAGCGCATCCTAGGGACTATGAAGCAAAGAAAATTATCCAACACATCTTACAGGCTAAGCAATTTCTAAACGGTGATATAAAGCTAGTATATCTTGAAGATTATAACATGACAATGGGTGCAATGATAACGGCTGGAGTAGATGTTTGGCTGAATACACCAGTTCCTCCCCTGGAAGCCTCTGGAACAAGCGGAATGAAAGCTGCTCTTAATGGTGTTCCCAATTTTAGTATACTGGATGGATGGTGGATAGAAGGAAATATAGAAGGATTGACAGGTTGGTCTATAGGTGAAGCTGTCATTGGGAACGGAGAAAACCGTAATCATTCACTTGATGCTGCTTCTTTATACGAGAAACTGGAAAAGATAATTATCCCTATGTTCTATGGGAATAGAGAACAATTTATTAGCATGATGACACATTCAATTGCTATAAATGGTTCATTCTTTAATACTCATAGAATGATACATGAGTATGTATTAAATGCATACTTCCCATATAATGTAGAATAG